A window from Candidatus Aenigmatarchaeota archaeon encodes these proteins:
- a CDS encoding DUF99 family protein, with protein MRIKKEIRILGFDDSPFRPRSGEKIPVIGVIYRGGNFLDGILKCEITVDGLDATENIVKLINSSRHKEEIRVIMFKGVTIGGFNLIDIKEIFEKTKIPVIVITRKKPNLKKIKNALMNFSDWKERLDLIRRAGKIYKMEIKKNKNLYYQFIGLKRGEVDEILKISCTRSLIPESLRVAHLIASAIVKGESKGRA; from the coding sequence ATGAGAATAAAAAAAGAAATCCGTATTCTTGGGTTTGATGACTCACCCTTTAGGCCAAGATCAGGAGAAAAAATCCCAGTTATAGGGGTGATTTATAGAGGCGGAAATTTTTTGGATGGAATACTAAAGTGTGAAATAACAGTAGATGGACTCGACGCGACGGAAAATATTGTGAAACTAATCAATAGTTCCAGGCATAAGGAAGAGATAAGAGTTATAATGTTCAAGGGTGTCACCATTGGCGGATTCAATCTAATAGACATAAAAGAAATTTTTGAGAAAACGAAAATACCTGTAATAGTCATCACCAGAAAAAAACCAAATCTAAAAAAGATTAAAAACGCTTTGATGAATTTTAGTGATTGGAAAGAGAGGTTGGATTTAATAAGGAGGGCTGGGAAAATATATAAGATGGAAATCAAAAAGAATAAAAATCTCTACTATCAATTTATAGGCTTGAAAAGGGGAGAGGTCGATGAGATATTGAAAATATCTTGCACTAGGAGTCTGATACCAGAATCTTTAAGGGTTGCGCATCTAATAGCTTCAGCAATTGTAAAAGGAGAAAGTAAGGGAAGGGCATGA